The following nucleotide sequence is from Cricetulus griseus strain 17A/GY chromosome 9, alternate assembly CriGri-PICRH-1.0, whole genome shotgun sequence.
cccctcactgggggattctaggcaggggctctaccactctcactgggggattctaggcaggggctctaccactgagccacccccagcccctcactgggggattctaggcaggggctctaccactgagccacgcccccagcccctcactgggggattctaggcaggggctctactcactgattctaccactgagccacgcccccagcccctcactgggggattctaggcaggggctctgccactgagccacaccccagcccctcactggggattctaggcaggggctctgccactgagccacgcccccagcccctcactgggggattctaggcatggGCTCTACCATGCTGCTAGCCCCACTTCTACTATTTAAGTCCCTGCCGGGGTTTCTCGATGACTTTGGATTCCCTTCCTAAGCTCTTTGAACCTGACTTCTACTAAAGCTTCCCACTGGTTATCTACACAATGCAAATGTGTAAACATCTATGTGGAAAGCCCTGTTCTTGCCTCTGGAGACAAGCAAGACTGGCAAGCTGTCCATCTTGACAAATGTATCTACACTCTAGGAAACAGATACAGTGGGACAGTGGGGAAGGGCAGAGATGACACAGGAGTGGAGGCGAGACAGCGCTAGCTGGGACGGGGTGTGGCGGAGCCAGCCTTTGAGTCAAGCGCTGgggaggatctctgtgcgtttgaggtcagaggtcactggtgtacatagtgagttccaggaaagtcagagccacatagagagaccctgcccacccccaaaacaaacagacaaaacaaaacaaaaaacttgccggtcctccagaggaccagagtttggctcCCCGCACCCTTATCACATGGTTCAGTCACAGTGTCTCCAGGCCCAGAGCTtccaatgcctttttctggcctctgcacacacgtGGCCTAAATAGTCACATAAAAAAAATGGGGGgcggttggggagatggctcagaggttaagagcaccggctgctctcccagaggtcctgagttcaactcccagcaagcacttggtggctcacaggcATCCGTAATGAGActtggcgccctcttctggcctgcagatgtAAATGCACATAGAGCGCttgcatacataaaataaataaatctttgaaaaaaaaattggcaaaagCCAGGCAAGGTGTGCATCTCTTTAATTGCGTcgtgtcttttttttaatgatttatttgtttttattttatgtacattggtattttgcctgcgtgtgtgtctgtgtgacggTGTCAGAGTTacaaacaattgtgagctgccatgtgggtgctgggaattgaactcaggacctctgaaaaaaagctatatatatatatatatatatatatatatatatatatatatatatcttaaaaaacacacatatatatatatatgtatatatatatattccaaatattccgaatatatatatatatatatatatatatatatatatatgaagaggcttgcttacagtttcagaggtccagttCAATCTCATGATGGAGAGCCTggcggcacacaggcagacatgactgagagtcctacatcttgaagcCAACAGGAAGTTGAGTGACTGTCACAccgagggaagcttgagcaaaacaGACCTCAACgtccactcccacagtgacacacttggttcaacaaggccacacctcctaatagtgccactccctttgagggccattttctttcaaacccccACATTCCACTCCTGGCCCCCAAAGGGTTacagccatatcataatgcaaaactgCCTTCAGTCCAGCCTCAAAGGTCCACGTACATCGTCGACAACAGTCTCAAAGgctaaagtctcttctgagacgcATGGCACTCTCTTAACCGTAATCaccctgtaaaaatcaaaatcaaaaggcAGATCGCACACTTCCAAGATACAATGGCACTGGATATGCATTGccattccaaaatgcagggaagggagcacagtgaggaaagGCTGAGCCAAAGCAAGACCGAACACCTGCTGGGctaactccaaactctgcatctccatttcTGATGTCAAGTCACTCTTCAGATCTTCGACTCtgttcagttttttttgtttttttgtttttttggttttttttttttttttttttttttttttctgcagcacacttctttctcttgggctgtttccactccctgttagtaGCTCTCCCAGCAAGTAGCCCacgactctggcatctctaacatcttgtgttctccaaggcaatcccaGACTTGAACTTCACAGTTTCGGGCAAGGCCTCTCTAcgaggcctccattcagggacaccccaaCACATGCCTGCCCCCAAGGGCTTTATTCCATAactactttcttctttccttaactctaaagccagaaccatgtggccaaagccgCCACGTTCTGCTACTTGCTGGAACTGCAACATGGCCTCACCATTACATCCTCACCGGCTTCCTGTCTTTCGCTGCCCAAGCTTGTCTGTCCTGAAAACTTGCtcggaaaccaggctggcctcagactccgagatctgccagcctctgccttcccagtgctgggattcagtcAGTGTAccttgctctacagagtgagttccaggaacagccagagctacatagtgggaccctgtctttttttttgggggggggcgatttcgagacagggtttctctgtggctttggagcctatcctggcacttgctctggagaccaggctggcctcgaactcacagagatccgcctgcctctgcctcccacgtgctgggactaaaggcgtaaaggcgtgcaccaccaacgccccgcaaccctgtcttaaaaaaaaaaaaaaaaaaaaaagacactgattGGACACTCAGCAATTTGTAAACACTTCCCATTGATAATTCCATACCAAGGGACTTCCATTTTCTAGATGAGGACCCAGAAATGTGAAGCCACTTACTCATGGTCACACGATTAGACAGTGACAGAGCCCAGTACAAACCAGTTACTTAGCCCCACCAAATAACTCCTGTGGCTCCCAGGACTTGTGGGTTATCCGACTTTTATGAGTACTTCACAGCTGAGTCAATGCTGGGCAGGATATTGCACTGTCATTGCCTGGAAGAAAGCCAAGCATTCCAGTCACCCTTGGCTTGGCACCCCTGGACCACCCAGTTTGGGAGGGGAGGCAGTTGGCACCAGATGCTGGGCGTGGCTGAAGATTCTAGTCACTCAGGGGTGGGTGAAAGGTGCCAAGAGTTCTATGCAAATTCTTTTGGCTGTCACCCAGCTCACTGAGCCCAGAGTCCTGCCCCCTGTTCTCTCTGGAAGAAATAGCCAGACTTTCTGTAAACACTTGGAGAACTGGGATCAAATCGACCCAGAGCTTTGGAAACTGCTCCCAGAGGTTGAACTCAGACTAACTATGGAATTCTCACTAAAAGGCCCAGAGAGACGTCTCAGTGGTTGGAGGCAGCTGCGGCCacgcctgaagacctgagttctatccttggcacccacatggtgggaccgtgagaactgattcccacaagttgtcagCAGACCTCCACACTCAAACACATCCACAGACGACAGATAGTAAAATAGATAGTAAGTAGAATAAACTTTTGGGAGAAAATAAcagggatggggctggagagatggctcagaggttaagagcactgactgctcttccagaggtcctgagttcaattcccagcaaccacatggtggctcacaaccatctgttatgagatctggcgccctcttctggtgtgcagatatacatggaagcagaatgttgtatacataataaataaaatctttaaaaaaaaaaaaagaaaagaaaaagggggctggagagatggctcaaaggttaagagcactgactgctcttccagaggatctgagttcaattcccagcaaccgcatggtggctcacagccatctgtaatgagatctggtgccctcttcttgtgtgcaagcatacatgcagataactgtatacataataaataaaatatataaaaaaaagaattttatggggctggagagatggctcagcggttaagagcactgactgttcttccagaggtcctgagttcaattcccagcaagcacatggtgactcacaaccaccttaaatgagatctggtgccctctgctggcatgcgggcagaagactgtatagactgtatacataataaataaataaaatcttaaaaagagaaaaaagaaaagaaaataacagggaCATTAAGGAAAAGAAGCAGGGCGTGGCTGTGCATGTCGGTCTCtgcactggggtgggggggtgaagGCTTGAGGCTcaccagttcaaggtcatcctcgctTATGTAGGGAGTTCgagcctagcctgggctacttaagaCCCGTCATTCCCCCCAAAAAGAGGGCTGTGCGCGCAGTCAGCCACCGTGGGCACCACCCACCCCGTGCCAGCTGCGCACTTTCCTAGCTAGGGTCTTTTGCCGGATAGCTTCGCGCTGGCTCACGAACTTGCCAGCTGGGCGGTGCATCCACACCTTCCACGATGCTCCCCACCCCTGCTGCAGACTCTTGCTGGCTGTGACTGCGCATGCATGCGTGCAGACGGACGGGAGGAGGGCATGGAAGTGAGGTTGGGCCCCACGGTTGGTTTATCCGGCCTCTTCCCTCCCTGGTTCCCTTGGGCGTCGTCTCCCTGGGCCTCACAGAGCAGAGCACATCCGAGGGTTACGAGGTAGCACTCAAGGCTTAGCCGAGACGGGAGGGTTCCGGAGCCCCACCCCGGGGAGGTCAGGGCTGGACACGAAGGCAGAGACCGGAGGAGAGCGTGCGATGCCAAATGTCTGGGACTCCCTCCAGTGAGAAGTCCCTTCCTTTCGTCTCTTTCTCCAGGGTCTCTCTGTCCTACGAGGTTTCCAGTTCTGCACCAGGGATGAGACTTAGCGAGCAGAAGGACGGGGTGGACACAGCATTCTCCACGGACTGAGACTAAAggcagggtaaaaaaaaaaaaataacaaaaaaccaaaaaaaaaaaaaaaaacctttcccacTTGaaatccctctttttttttttccctttggtttttcgagacagggtttctctgtggctttggaagctgtcctggcactcgctctggacaccaggctggtctcgaactcacagagatccccctgcctctgcctgccgagtgctgggattaaaggcaagcgccaccaatgcccggctttggAATCCCTCTTACTGCGCTCGGACCGCCTCTGGGACAGTGTGGCCAAGGGCACGCCCACTGAGCTCAAAGGCCCGCCCCCTGGGTTTGGCTGGCACCGCCACCACTGACTGGGGTCCCTTTTGTGCTGCCCCGCCCCTCCCAGGTTTAGCCCACTCCCAGCTAGCCCGGCACCCAGCCAAAAGGTGGTCTCTCGGTTTGATTTGCATAGCCCCTCCCAGTGCCAGCTTGGGCTCCACCTCCCAGCCCCGCTGCCCGCTTGAGTCAGGATCAGAAgagagcagaaaatggaaagatctcccgtgctctagAATAGGTAGggtcagcatagtaaaaatggcaaccttgccaGAAGCAGTCTACAGTCTGGTCCTACAAAAGCAGTCAGGTCCTGACACGCTGACCTTCTGACTTTAGGGCCCCCACCCAGTCTCCATGAACTTGGTAATCACcggcatcaccaccaccaccaccaccaccccaccccaccccgccctCTGCCCTGCTGCCCCTGGGTTCCTCTGCCAGCAAGATGCTGGGTGGAAGCGACAAGTCCGAGACCGGGGTATCGGAAGCTAGTCCCACTTACCAGGATCCGGGGACCAAAGGAGGTGAGAGCAGCCCGACTTGTACTCATCCCCCAGGACTGACAGCTGAGAAGAACCAATGTCAGGACCATTCGGGtttacccaccccaccccactccatcccaccccactccatcccaccccaccccatcccagtcTGGCTGGACCTCCCATTTGCTGGAGCTCAGGAAATTACAGGAGGTGCATAGGGGATAATGTGGGGTTTGGGAGTAGTACTTGGAAACGAGCCCTTTGCTGGGTTGCAGGACCAAGGTTCGCAGCTCTCTGAGATGCTCAAGATAGAACGTGGGGCCAGAGCAGAGGGCCAGCAGACCCGATCCTTGATGGGACACCGGTGTGACACTTGCCTGCTCAGACCCTTTGAGATGCCCCTCTGGTGTCAAGAGATGGCAGAGCCCGCAGCATGGTAGCGCAGGCCTCTAATTCCAGAACAGGCAGGAGGAGCTCTTGAGTTTGGGGCCGCtttgctctacagagcgagttccgggacagccagggctgcatagtgagaccctgtttgaGTCGGGTCCCAGGTGGCAGAGCCTGGCCTTGGCCCCGGGCGTGCCTGCTACCAGAAGCTCATCAGCTCCCCTGTCCCCCAGCCCAGCCCCACCAGGACCTGCTGAAACCCAGCCAGTCCGATGCCTCCGGGAGAATGCTCTCCCGGCCCCGCCGGCAGCCCCCGCCCCAGCGCCCACACCGCTGCCCCAAGGCATTCTCGTACCGGTCCAAACTGGCCGCGCAGCGCTTCACGCACAGCGGAGCTCGCCCGCACTGCCGCAAGGCCTTCGGCCACCGCTCCAAGCTGGCAGCACATCTTTGGACACACGCGCCCGCCCCTACCGATTGCCCCAAGTCTTTCTGCTACCTCTCCAAGCTGATGGCCCACCGCCACACGCACCACGCCACCGATGCTCGCCCCTACCCTTGCCCGCATTGCCCCAAAGCGTTCTCGTTCCCCTCCAAACTGGCGGCCCATCGCCTGTGTCACGAACCCCCCACTGTGCCCAGCAGCCAGACCACCGGCCACCGTCGATGCTCCAGCTGGGACTAGGCCTTTGGCCAGAGACGCCTCCTGTTGGTTCATCAACGCAGCTACCACCAGTCTGAGggccagggagagagggagtgatgGTCCATCAGCCTGCCCCCTCTGCCTCCATCACGTGTCAATAAAGACCTGGAATTTCTAAGCCCTGCTGTAGGTTTAGACTTCCCTTtaacacagagagaagacagggtcTAGCCCAAGCTGGCCAGGAACTCTCTGTCCTCTTGTGGTGACCTTTCAAATCCCGGGTTCCAGCTCAGATGGGATTGGCTCTAATGGAATCTGGTTTAGACGGTTGGGAGAGGCAGGTGTCATCAGGttggccctgggttcaaaccttGGAGCCTGGAGTTGTAGTGAAACTGGTGCTGCCTGCtccctgctcacacacacacacacacacacacacacacacacacaactttgtaTGGCAAAGGTAAAAAGCTTGCTGACATCTTGGGTTGGTGAGGCACACTGGCTGTTTGCTTACTGTTGAAAGTAACTCAGTGCCTCTGCCTTGGCCACACACTTACTGATTGCAGGGATTTACCCTGTACACTCGAGCCTGAGATGAAGGCATAGGGGTGTGGCCACGCTGGGAACAGGCCATCACACGGCCACCATCAGGGGTCAGTAAACAGGGGAATGTGTGGCTGTAGGAAAGAGGTCAGCACTGTGTATACAAAGTACCCTCCCTGAGCACAGGAGGTGACAAAGGCCAAAACAAGGGACCAGCAGCACACACACTGGAGAGCTCAATGCTGGAGTGCCTCTGAATCTCTTGGCAACCTTGGACACGGGTTGTAACTTCTCAGGACTCAGGTGCATTATCTGGGAGATAGGACTTTGTGTCTTGTGTTTGTGGGagatttgggttttttgggggggtggttttttgggggggaggacaGGGTCTCCAGGCTGTCCTTgattttacatggtgctggggactgaaccaggGCTTCATGGATGCTAGGCAAGAATTACACATTGCAAGCatctatgtatgtgcatcacgtgtgtacctggtgcctacagagatgACCAAGTCCagggtcagatctcctggaacatTAGATCTGGTTGTGGGTCTTAGGAGCAGAACCCTGGCCCTTTGCACAAGCAACAAGCGCTCACCACAGAACTCCCCCAACCCTTCGGACCACCtgttcatcttttttctttttttcctttttaagatatGGTCTatggcagggcgttggtggcacactcctttaatcccagcactggaggcagaggcaggcggatctctgtgcgttcgagatcagcctggtctccagatcgagtgccaggataggctccaaagctacacagagaaaccctgtctcgaaaaaccaaaaaaagaaaaaaagaaaaaaaaaaaaaagacaacgaAACCAAGCTGAGAGTTCCTGCGCCCAAGAGGCAGCGGCAGGAGGACTGTTGAAGTTCAAACCCAGTCCCGTCTACATAGCaagatagcaagttccaggccagtcagggctacagtgTGAGGCCCTgtctacaaataaaatatatgcaaGAACAAGTCTGAGGGCCTTGGCACACTGCTTTCCAGGCACGGAGAAGATGAGAAGGCCACAACAGTGGTGACATCTGTGGTCTTAAATACTCACAGCCCCGTGCTTATAACTGACACATGCCAAGCCCTACCTGTCACCCAGGGATGACAAATTTTTCCTGTAAAGAGATAGACAATTTACAGGATTTGTTATCTTTCTCTACCACAAGGGTCCcagggcgcacgcctttaatcccagcacttgggaggcagaggcaggcggatctctgtgagttccaggccagcctggtctccagagcaagtgccaggataggctccaaagctacacagagaaaccttatctggaaaaaccaaaaaaaccaaaaaacacaagggtcccagggatcgaactcagattgtcaggcttggcagcaagcaccttcacccactgagttgTCTCCCTAGCCAtcgggggttttttgtttttgttttgagatgaaagCGGAGGTTTTCTTGGCTGAGGTAGTCAGGGGGAGAACCATGGCAGAGCGAACATTCAAGATTCTAACATGGCCTGCTCATGCCCTCTCAAGAAGCAAGAGCTGTTCTGGTTTTTGAGATTGTTATCTCAAGCTGGTCtcacctgttttttgtttgtttgtgtggttggctgggttgttttgttgttgttgctttttgtttttcgagacagggtttctctgtggctttggagtctgtcctggaactcgctctggagaccaggctggtctcgaactcacagagatccacctgcctctgccttcagagtgctgggatcaaaggcgtgcgccaccaacgcccagcctgttttgtttttgagacatggtctcagtatatagccctgactggcctaaaacttactatgtagactaagctggcctaaaattcagagatccacctgcctctacctcaaaagtgctggaattaaaggcatgcaccgccacacTTGGCTCTAAgtcctaattttttaaaattttactatttgatgtgtatggtgttttgcctgcatgtgtgtctgtgtaccacgtgcatgcctggcACCTGTGGCAATCAGAAAGGGCCGCTGgaggatgattgtgagccaccatgtgggtgctgggaattgaacctgggtcccctgcaagagcagtcagtgctcttaaccactgagccatctttctagacccctactttttttggttttgttttcccaaaaATGGCACCTCACTacgtagctcaggctggcataAAGCCTACAGTCTGCCTGATAAACGCATATGGCACCTAGACCTGGGTTAAGATACAAACCTGAAGAGTAAAATCCCAAAATGTTTAGATGGAAAGGGGAATTATATTAGAGaccagaagcaaagaaaatagctttgaaacaaaaaataaagcacaaatcatgaatgaagaagagacagacaagcTGGACCATGAACAGGTATAGTTACACCCATGAGGGGTCTCGCCCTGGAAATACGTTAGCTGGTGCACCCTGAGACTTGAGATGGTGAGGAGCCAAGAGTTGAACATTCCAGGAGTGGACAGAGAAAGTGAGCAGGGCTGCTGTGCTGCAAGAGGCTGAGGAAGCCTTGGAGGAGGGGTCAGGCTCCTCCCTGCCCTAGCCCAGTTGTGTGCCCTCTATCTGGGTTGAGCCCTGTCTAGGAGGCCTTCTAAAGCTCCCACGGCAGCAGTGGTCACACAGAAGTGAGGCACCGTGGTGTGCATTTTATAAGGCCAGcacttgtttttggagacagggtttctctgtagccttgggatatctagaccacgctggcctccatctcagagatccgcctgcctctctctgcctctctctgcctcccgagtgcttgctTCTATGTCCCTAGCACAGTGACAAGGGACATGTCCCACCCCATGTGGCTCATCAGGGTTTTTATAAGACAGAGAAGCAGGAGAGGCATGGGCAGTGATGTAAGCGAAAGATGCAGCCAGCCACAGTCACCCTTGAACAGAGGGACTGTGGGGTCCCTAACAGCTGGAAAAGCGAGCAGACGGGGCCCTGGAGCCTCCAAAGGCTTGCTCCAGTTAGCCTAGAACCCCCAGACCAGCTGCTGGAGAACATCTGTCTGAAGCCATCGAGTCTGTAGCCCTTGACTGCAGTACTGGGAGTGCAGCTGGAGTGGATGAGCCACTGACCCACTGACCAAGTACACAGAGCTCCCAAACAGGGCCAGTGTGACCAAAGCCAGGGAGACGGTCGAGGGCAGAAATCCGTAACCCTCGGCTGGTTAAAGTTAGGAAAGGGGCTGGCATGTCCAAGAGGAGGTTACCCAAGGGCCAGGTCTCAACCCTGACTAACCCTGGCCTTTGTCCTGCTTAAAGCCCCTTCTGGCCCCACTCCAGAGAGTCCAAACTCCTCAGCCTGGAGTTCACAGCCCTCCAGGGCAGCCCCATCGGAAAGAACTTTCCCCAGAGTGTTTTGAAATGTGTGACCCTGTGACTGAGGATCCCTGCCTGACTTTtctctcccctacccacccccaggAGAGGGAAAATAAGGTCTCACAATGCACCTTATGCTGACCTCAAACACttagcgatcctcctgcctccacctttaaGAACCAGGGTCATATACCATTATTCCTTTATGTTAAATGGCTACCCATATCTTGTGGCACTTTCTAGTCAAATCTGCCCCAGAGCCCCATTGCCCCCTTCCTTCTGCCCTGATCCCCTAACAGTTCTGCTCCATTCCCACCTTCAGCATGGAGACTTGAAGGAGCCCCAGGATCTGGGTGACTTGATGAGAACAGCCTTCCTTCCCTCATCCCGCTCCCTGAGTTGGATGCAAACCACGCTGGCAATGCTACAGTGACTCCAAGAAAGGAGCCTGGGAAGCCGGCACATGCCACGAGCATCCATGCCTCCAGTCACAGTCCAGAGGGACACctgacatgatggcacacatcaAGCTGTGGGACAGCATTGAGTGGCAAAAGTTTGGGAACTCCCTGCCTCCTGTCAGCAGGACTACAGCGCCATCCGGGAGAGAGAACAGTTTCTTAGCAGATCTCTGGTGGAAGGGCCCCACTCACCTCTTCCCAGACTCTAGGACAGGGCCATGGGGCAGCCCAGAGCCCTGGCCAGCACAGAGGGCAAGCTGAACCCAGACAGAACCTGAGCTGGAGCCTCCTGAGAGAGGAACACCTGCTCCAAACAAAGTCTCCTTTATTATactcatgtgtgtgcacgcatggtCACCCCggcctgtgtgtacatgtgcacagcTGGAAGcatgcacacaggtgtgcactCAGGCCTGGGGCACCACTCCATAGAGCTGGTGGGGGAGTAACTTCTGCTTCTCATTACAACTGTAGATCCACCGGGGCCGGACGAAGGCCAGGGAAGGGTTCTCCATCAGGGCCTGGGGGAGAGAGGTCCACATGGGTATAATCAGAGGACAGAGG
It contains:
- the LOC113837344 gene encoding zinc finger protein 575-like gives rise to the protein MLGGSDKSETGVSEASPTYQDPGTKGAQPHQDLLKPSQSDASGRMLSRPRRQPPPQRPHRCPKAFSYRSKLAAQRFTHSGARPHCRKAFGHRSKLAAHLWTHAPAPTDCPKSFCYLSKLMAHRHTHHATDARPYPCPHCPKAFSFPSKLAAHRLCHEPPTVPSSQTTGHRRCSSWD